A section of the bacterium genome encodes:
- a CDS encoding zinc-binding dehydrogenase, whose translation MRAIVIHEHGGRDKLTLEQDWPTPRAEAGQAVVRVHACSLNHLDIFVRRGMPGKRTPLPFVSGGDIAGVIAEIGPEAPGLAVGTRVLVDPAIEHGAIGEDAPGGLAEYALVPAANLIPLPDILAFDQAAALPIAYGTAWRMLRTRGRIGPGEHVLILGASGGVGTACVQIAKMAGCIVYAAASTEDKLARLRALGADHLINSGDGEFDREVWRLTTKRGVDVVVDYTGAETWARSLRSLRKGGRLLTCGATTGFDARTDIRYIWVRELTILGSDGWSRPDLLALLDATGAGRIRPVIDRVLPLAQTAEGERLLEDREVFGKVIIRPQE comes from the coding sequence ATGCGGGCGATCGTGATCCACGAGCACGGCGGACGCGACAAGCTTACGTTGGAGCAGGACTGGCCCACCCCGCGCGCCGAGGCAGGCCAGGCGGTGGTCCGCGTCCACGCCTGCAGCCTCAACCACCTTGACATCTTCGTCCGGCGCGGTATGCCGGGCAAGCGGACGCCGTTGCCGTTTGTCAGCGGGGGCGACATCGCGGGCGTGATCGCGGAGATCGGCCCGGAGGCGCCGGGGCTCGCCGTCGGAACGCGGGTACTGGTCGACCCGGCGATCGAGCACGGCGCCATCGGAGAGGACGCCCCGGGCGGACTGGCTGAATACGCGCTCGTGCCGGCGGCAAACCTTATCCCCCTTCCTGACATCCTGGCGTTTGATCAGGCGGCGGCCCTGCCGATCGCCTACGGGACGGCCTGGCGGATGTTGCGCACGCGGGGCCGGATCGGCCCCGGGGAGCATGTCTTGATCCTGGGAGCCTCTGGTGGCGTGGGCACGGCGTGCGTGCAGATCGCGAAAATGGCCGGCTGTATCGTGTACGCCGCGGCCTCGACGGAGGACAAGCTTGCGAGGCTGCGGGCGCTCGGCGCCGATCACCTGATCAACTCGGGGGACGGGGAGTTCGACCGCGAGGTGTGGCGGCTCACGACCAAGCGTGGAGTGGATGTGGTGGTCGACTACACCGGCGCCGAGACCTGGGCGCGGAGCCTGCGGAGCCTCCGCAAAGGAGGGCGCCTCCTCACCTGCGGAGCGACCACCGGGTTCGACGCCAGGACCGACATCCGGTACATTTGGGTCCGGGAACTCACCATCCTCGGCTCAGACGGCTGGAGCCGGCCGGATCTGCTGGCGTTGCTGGACGCGACGGGCGCCGGGCGGATCCGGCCCGTGATCGATCGGGTGCTGCCGCTGGCACAGACCGCCGAAGGCGAGCGACTCCTCGAGGACCGCGAAGTCTTCGGCAAGGTCATCATCCGTCCCCAGGAGTAG
- a CDS encoding ABC transporter permease encodes MIERPRRRRRPVGLILGGVIVGLGVGAAIAAPILAPHGPDEQRLEAAFQPPSVGHPFGTDDLGREVSVRVLYGGRYTLTLAFSVVALAGVAGMFTGALSGFFGGWVDEAVMRVTELVMAFPAIILAMAIVVALGPGLVNAGLAMVLVWWPPYARLARGEVLAVRTLEYVEAATAIGHTPWGIFRRAILPSILPGMVVLATIDLGAAIVTGAGLSFLGLGATPPTPEWGAMVSAGRELLAQWWVATFPGLAIFLTVIALNFAGDGIRDALDPRIRVRA; translated from the coding sequence TTGATTGAGCGCCCCCGGCGCCGGCGCCGGCCGGTCGGGTTGATCCTCGGCGGCGTGATCGTCGGCCTCGGAGTAGGGGCGGCAATAGCCGCGCCGATCCTGGCGCCCCACGGACCGGACGAGCAACGCCTCGAGGCGGCGTTTCAGCCGCCCTCGGTGGGCCATCCGTTCGGCACCGATGATCTCGGGCGCGAAGTCTCAGTCCGCGTCCTGTACGGTGGGCGCTATACGCTGACCCTCGCGTTTTCGGTCGTGGCGCTGGCCGGTGTGGCCGGCATGTTCACCGGCGCGCTCTCCGGGTTCTTCGGCGGATGGGTCGACGAGGCGGTGATGCGGGTGACGGAGCTCGTCATGGCGTTTCCGGCAATCATCCTGGCGATGGCGATCGTCGTCGCGCTCGGGCCCGGCCTGGTCAATGCGGGGCTCGCGATGGTCCTGGTGTGGTGGCCCCCCTACGCGCGTCTGGCGCGGGGCGAAGTGCTGGCGGTCCGGACTCTTGAGTACGTGGAGGCGGCCACCGCGATCGGGCACACCCCGTGGGGCATCTTCCGCCGCGCGATCTTGCCGAGCATCCTGCCTGGGATGGTGGTCCTTGCCACAATCGATCTTGGCGCGGCGATCGTCACCGGCGCCGGTTTGAGTTTTCTCGGCCTCGGTGCGACGCCGCCGACGCCGGAGTGGGGGGCGATGGTCAGCGCCGGCCGGGAGCTTCTCGCGCAATGGTGGGTGGCGACGTTCCCGGGACTCGCGATCTTTCTCACCGTCATCGCCCTGAACTTCGCGGGAGACGGCATCCGCGACGCGCTCGATCCGAGGATCCGCGTGCGGGCCTAG
- a CDS encoding ABC transporter permease produces the protein MGRYLIRRVILALPTLVGITCVTFLVSHLLPADLVLTSLGDRATQSPALVAAFRHRWGLDRPVAVQYMIYVRHLLHGDLGMSIATNRPVLSELALSLPATVELATLALLAALGAGIAMGVLAAATRNSAVDAATRGLSAVGVAIPTFWFAILLVSTVYFRLGWAPAPGRLTAGLIPPEPVTGMYLVDTLLRGRPDLFADALSHMVLPATVLATVGIGFVTRITRASMLEVLTQDYVRTARAKGLARWSVVLRHALRNALIPVITIGGTLYAQLMSGTVLTETIFSWPGMGRYAFSSAASLDFPAVMGVALVIGVIYVMVNLCVDVLYVLVNPRVRFD, from the coding sequence ATGGGCCGCTATCTGATCCGCCGGGTGATCCTTGCGCTGCCGACCCTCGTCGGCATCACGTGCGTGACCTTCCTCGTCTCCCACCTGCTTCCGGCGGATCTCGTCTTGACCAGCCTGGGGGACCGGGCCACCCAGAGTCCCGCGCTCGTCGCCGCCTTCCGCCACCGCTGGGGCCTCGACCGGCCGGTGGCGGTTCAGTACATGATCTATGTCAGGCATCTGCTCCATGGCGATCTCGGCATGTCGATTGCGACGAACCGTCCCGTGCTGTCTGAACTGGCACTCTCGCTCCCGGCGACGGTGGAGCTTGCGACCTTGGCGCTGCTCGCCGCGCTCGGCGCGGGCATCGCGATGGGCGTGCTCGCGGCGGCCACCCGAAACTCTGCGGTCGACGCGGCCACGCGCGGTCTGTCCGCGGTGGGGGTGGCCATTCCCACGTTCTGGTTTGCGATTCTCCTCGTCTCCACGGTGTACTTCCGCCTTGGATGGGCACCCGCGCCGGGGCGCCTCACGGCGGGTCTGATCCCTCCCGAACCGGTGACCGGCATGTATCTCGTGGATACCCTGTTGCGCGGGCGACCCGATCTCTTTGCCGACGCGCTCAGCCACATGGTGTTGCCCGCGACAGTGCTGGCCACCGTCGGCATTGGCTTTGTCACGCGGATCACGCGGGCGAGCATGCTGGAGGTCCTCACACAGGATTACGTTCGGACGGCGCGGGCCAAGGGCCTGGCGCGGTGGAGTGTGGTTCTTCGTCATGCGCTTCGGAACGCCCTCATCCCGGTGATCACCATCGGGGGCACGCTCTACGCCCAGCTCATGTCGGGGACGGTGTTGACCGAAACCATCTTTTCGTGGCCCGGGATGGGACGGTATGCATTTTCCTCGGCGGCCAGCCTCGACTTTCCCGCGGTGATGGGCGTGGCCCTCGTTATCGGCGTCATCTACGTGATGGTCAACCTCTGCGTCGATGTTCTCTACGTCCTGGTGAATCCTCGGGTGCGGTTTGATTGA
- a CDS encoding ABC transporter substrate-binding protein, whose translation MNSMARVISAVVAVGLSLGLSGTSTIAAARTDVLVVAKDISDIRTPDPSKSYDVGGVFLQFPIYSRLVRQRAPNFWKIEGDLAESWSVSSDATTYTFTLRKDAVFPSGNPVTSEDVRFSLLRAKNIKGYGSFLADPLKTVEIVDPRTVRVILGGPDATFLAALAAGVFSIVDSKTVRAQGGVETVGADSLDKAEQWFYSHSAGAGPYVLQRYTRETEIVLERNEKYYGSKPFFREVIVKHIKDPSTQSLTLQRADVDMALDLSVDQAEGLKGKSGVTLFEDPSAYTVYMGLNTSVAPWDNIKVREAVKYAIDYDGIVSGIMRGHGRRIGSIMMPGMLGFPESLNTQLLYKHDPSKAAALLKEAGVSRAGVPLTWASGTNYGALPLDRLAQKLRGDLGKVGIDLRLQPVQQSIFLTFYRQGKPQTAIGFWFPDYMDPDNWSYFVTGFINKRLHWQNPEAAKLVSQAQKTADVPSREKMYEQYNTMLAAPDSPYVFLAQPTNLVGARAGITGFKFHPLYFLEVDSLRRK comes from the coding sequence ATGAACTCGATGGCCCGAGTCATATCGGCCGTCGTCGCCGTGGGGTTGTCCCTGGGCCTTTCCGGGACGTCGACGATCGCCGCCGCTCGCACCGACGTTCTTGTCGTTGCGAAGGACATCTCCGATATCCGTACTCCAGATCCCAGCAAGTCGTACGACGTCGGCGGCGTCTTTCTCCAGTTTCCCATCTACAGCCGCCTCGTCAGGCAACGGGCGCCGAATTTCTGGAAGATCGAAGGCGACCTGGCCGAGTCATGGAGCGTGAGTTCGGACGCTACGACCTACACGTTCACGCTGCGCAAGGATGCGGTGTTTCCCAGCGGGAACCCCGTGACCTCCGAGGACGTCCGCTTCTCCCTGCTGCGGGCAAAGAACATCAAAGGCTACGGCTCGTTCCTCGCCGATCCGCTTAAGACCGTCGAGATTGTCGATCCGCGGACCGTGCGCGTGATCCTGGGCGGGCCCGACGCGACGTTCCTTGCCGCGCTGGCCGCGGGGGTGTTTTCCATCGTCGACAGCAAGACGGTCCGCGCGCAGGGCGGCGTGGAAACCGTTGGGGCGGACTCCCTCGACAAGGCCGAGCAGTGGTTCTACTCGCATTCGGCAGGCGCGGGACCGTATGTCCTCCAGCGGTACACCCGCGAGACCGAGATCGTCCTCGAGCGGAACGAGAAATATTACGGGTCCAAGCCGTTCTTCCGTGAGGTCATCGTCAAGCATATCAAGGATCCGAGCACGCAATCGCTCACCCTCCAGCGGGCCGATGTGGACATGGCTCTCGACCTGAGCGTGGATCAAGCGGAAGGCCTGAAGGGGAAGTCCGGCGTCACGCTGTTTGAAGATCCGTCCGCCTACACGGTGTACATGGGGCTCAACACCAGCGTGGCACCCTGGGACAACATCAAGGTCCGTGAGGCGGTCAAATACGCGATCGACTATGACGGCATCGTCTCGGGCATCATGCGCGGTCACGGGCGCCGCATCGGGAGCATCATGATGCCCGGGATGTTGGGATTCCCCGAGTCGCTTAACACACAACTGCTCTACAAACACGATCCATCCAAAGCGGCCGCGCTCCTGAAAGAGGCCGGCGTCAGCCGGGCCGGTGTGCCCCTCACCTGGGCCTCTGGGACGAACTATGGCGCGCTTCCGCTCGACCGGCTGGCGCAGAAGCTTCGGGGAGACCTCGGCAAGGTGGGGATCGACCTCCGCCTCCAGCCGGTACAGCAGTCGATCTTCCTCACCTTCTACCGCCAGGGCAAACCCCAGACCGCGATCGGGTTCTGGTTCCCCGACTACATGGATCCGGACAACTGGTCGTATTTTGTGACCGGGTTCATCAACAAGCGCCTGCACTGGCAGAACCCCGAGGCGGCCAAGCTTGTCTCGCAGGCGCAGAAGACGGCGGACGTCCCGAGCCGGGAGAAAATGTACGAACAGTACAACACAATGCTGGCCGCCCCCGACTCCCCTTATGTGTTTCTCGCGCAGCCGACCAACCTGGTGGGGGCGCGCGCCGGCATCACCGGGTTCAAGTTCCACCCGCTCTACTTCCTCGAGGTGGACTCCCTCCGGCGTAAGTAA
- a CDS encoding LLM class flavin-dependent oxidoreductase, with product MKFGLTLPNRGVLFGAITPNQMLEMAEVADRSERFDSVWVGDSLLGKPRMESIALMAGIAARTKRVRIGPACMASFPLRDPVLLAYQWASLDLLAGGRTILVACTGIVPQAGGAAEDAHYGVNNKARAERLVEWITVLKRLWTEDNVSFEGKHCRLQGMTIEPKPAAKPWPPIWIANNSLASREVVERTHRRVARHADGWMTSLSDPNEVGWRLRDVREKARELGRNPAELETCLYHNINVNEDRPAALAETKRFLDTYYMVDMPMHRVESWTAAGSPEQCVEHLRVYERLGIDSVALRCTSWNQMAQLRRVIADVLPSFAGASAPASG from the coding sequence ATGAAGTTCGGCCTGACGCTTCCGAATCGCGGGGTGCTGTTTGGCGCCATCACGCCGAATCAAATGCTCGAGATGGCCGAGGTTGCCGATCGGTCGGAGCGGTTCGATTCTGTGTGGGTGGGTGACAGCCTGTTGGGAAAACCGCGGATGGAAAGCATCGCCTTGATGGCGGGAATCGCGGCGCGCACGAAGCGGGTGCGGATCGGCCCGGCCTGCATGGCGAGCTTCCCGCTCCGCGATCCTGTGCTGCTCGCGTATCAATGGGCCAGCCTCGATCTGCTCGCCGGGGGGCGCACCATTCTGGTCGCCTGTACCGGCATCGTCCCTCAGGCGGGCGGCGCCGCCGAAGATGCCCACTACGGGGTCAACAACAAGGCCCGGGCCGAGCGGCTCGTGGAATGGATCACCGTCCTCAAACGGCTCTGGACCGAGGACAATGTCAGCTTCGAAGGGAAGCACTGCCGGCTACAGGGCATGACGATCGAGCCCAAGCCCGCGGCAAAGCCGTGGCCGCCCATCTGGATTGCCAACAACTCGCTGGCGTCGCGCGAGGTCGTTGAACGCACGCACCGGCGTGTGGCCCGCCACGCGGATGGTTGGATGACGTCCCTCTCCGATCCCAACGAGGTGGGGTGGCGCCTGCGCGATGTGCGTGAGAAGGCTCGCGAACTCGGTCGCAATCCCGCGGAACTCGAGACCTGCCTCTATCACAACATCAACGTCAACGAGGACCGGCCCGCCGCGCTCGCGGAGACCAAGCGATTCCTTGACACATATTACATGGTGGACATGCCCATGCATCGCGTCGAGAGCTGGACGGCCGCGGGATCTCCCGAGCAGTGCGTGGAGCATCTCCGCGTCTATGAACGGTTGGGAATCGATAGCGTGGCGCTCCGCTGCACGAGCTGGAACCAGATGGCCCAACTGCGCCGCGTGATCGCAGACGTCCTCCCGAGCTTTGCCGGCGCCTCGGCGCCGGCATCCGGATAG
- a CDS encoding M20/M25/M40 family metallo-hydrolase — MFELVKALCDLAGPGGYEKEVQEFAAEALRDAGCEVAATPVGNVLAKVGGRGKRAVLLAHADEIAVIVRSITADGFLRLMAGGGPLSSRMPPSSTLAGQHCLVMTAAGTVPGVVGARTGHLRSAAKRESEVLGWDDLFVDLGLRSRGEAEKLGIHPGVSVIWNPPSTRRLGGNIVGKAMDDRAALAIAIEVARRAVRPRLGYEVWVASTIQEEGGLIGADGLGREYDLAIAIDIGLVGDIPGVSADEVPCALGRGPVLVHKDSAVRYHRGLTEALARAAEAADIPVQHVAFQSYASDAAALLRKGIPSALVCYPTRYSHSPIETVREEDLEATVRLLGEFCERALF; from the coding sequence ATGTTTGAGCTCGTGAAAGCCTTGTGCGATTTGGCGGGTCCGGGCGGATACGAGAAGGAGGTTCAGGAGTTCGCGGCCGAGGCGTTGCGGGACGCAGGGTGCGAGGTCGCTGCGACGCCCGTGGGGAACGTGCTGGCAAAGGTGGGCGGTCGGGGCAAACGGGCCGTCCTGCTGGCGCACGCCGATGAGATCGCCGTGATCGTTCGGAGCATCACCGCGGACGGGTTTCTCCGTCTCATGGCGGGCGGAGGGCCGCTCAGCTCTCGGATGCCCCCGTCCTCCACGCTGGCCGGTCAGCACTGCCTCGTCATGACCGCCGCCGGAACCGTGCCGGGCGTGGTTGGAGCCCGCACAGGTCATCTCAGGTCGGCGGCAAAGCGCGAGTCCGAGGTCCTCGGCTGGGACGATCTCTTTGTGGACCTCGGGCTTCGGTCGCGGGGAGAAGCGGAGAAGCTCGGCATTCACCCCGGCGTCTCGGTCATCTGGAACCCGCCGTCAACTCGCCGGCTCGGCGGCAACATCGTGGGAAAGGCGATGGACGACCGGGCGGCCCTGGCCATCGCGATCGAGGTCGCCCGCCGGGCAGTCCGGCCTCGCCTCGGTTACGAAGTGTGGGTGGCCTCCACAATCCAGGAAGAAGGCGGTTTGATCGGGGCCGACGGGCTCGGACGAGAGTACGACCTTGCCATTGCCATCGACATCGGGCTGGTCGGCGACATCCCCGGCGTGTCCGCCGATGAAGTGCCCTGTGCGCTGGGACGAGGTCCTGTGCTCGTACACAAAGATTCCGCGGTGAGGTACCATCGGGGGCTCACCGAGGCGCTGGCCCGGGCGGCCGAGGCGGCGGACATCCCCGTCCAGCACGTCGCCTTCCAATCGTACGCCTCCGATGCTGCGGCGCTGCTCAGGAAAGGTATCCCATCGGCCCTGGTCTGTTACCCGACGCGGTACTCGCACAGCCCCATTGAGACGGTGCGCGAGGAGGATCTCGAAGCGACTGTCCGGTTGCTGGGCGAGTTCTGCGAACGTGCGCTGTTCTAG
- a CDS encoding ABC transporter permease gives MSAGDHAGPSRVRVRGLWSDALHRLFGNKGATAGGVIFLLIIATALAAQGLAHGNPVRLNVSESLEPPSARHWLGTDQFGRDILSRIIYGSRVSVAMGLVAVTISVVGGSILGLLSGYARGTVDILVMRLVDVMLAFPGILLALVIIAVLGPNLGSAMIAVGVSGMPIFIRVVRASTLAVRELQYIEAARVAGCGDARILARHVLPNVAAPVIVLVTLGIPGAIIAGAALSFLGLGVRPPTPDWGEMLSNGRSFMTTAWWLSTFPGLAIMIMVMAINLFGDGLRDALDPRLRM, from the coding sequence ATGAGCGCCGGTGACCACGCCGGCCCGAGCCGGGTGCGTGTTCGCGGGTTGTGGAGCGATGCGCTGCACCGCCTGTTCGGCAACAAGGGGGCCACCGCCGGCGGCGTCATCTTCCTGCTGATTATCGCGACCGCGCTCGCCGCCCAGGGGCTCGCTCACGGCAACCCGGTCCGGCTCAACGTATCGGAATCGCTCGAGCCGCCGAGTGCGCGGCACTGGCTGGGGACCGACCAGTTCGGCCGGGATATCCTCAGCCGGATCATCTACGGCTCGCGCGTCTCGGTGGCGATGGGCCTGGTCGCGGTGACCATCTCGGTTGTGGGAGGCTCGATCCTAGGGCTCCTGTCGGGGTACGCGCGGGGGACGGTCGACATCCTGGTGATGCGCTTGGTCGACGTCATGCTGGCGTTCCCCGGCATCCTGCTGGCCCTCGTCATCATTGCCGTTCTTGGCCCCAATCTCGGCAGCGCCATGATTGCGGTCGGCGTCTCGGGGATGCCCATCTTCATCCGGGTGGTGCGCGCTTCGACCCTCGCGGTCCGTGAGCTCCAATATATTGAAGCCGCCCGAGTGGCCGGCTGTGGGGACGCCCGCATCCTCGCCCGCCACGTGCTGCCGAATGTCGCCGCCCCGGTCATCGTCCTGGTCACGCTCGGGATCCCCGGTGCGATCATCGCCGGCGCCGCGTTGAGCTTCCTCGGCCTGGGCGTCCGGCCGCCCACGCCGGACTGGGGGGAGATGCTCAGCAACGGCCGGTCGTTCATGACCACGGCGTGGTGGCTGTCCACGTTTCCGGGCCTCGCCATCATGATCATGGTGATGGCGATCAACCTGTTCGGGGACGGCCTGCGGGACGCGCTCGATCCCCGGCTCAGGATGTAG
- a CDS encoding ABC transporter permease — MLNYVQKRVALAFPTVFLTSLVVFLMLFLIPGDPASIYVGDRTATPERLAQIRHAMGLDRPAYVQYTDFIWKALHGDLGRSLQTDRPVTVEISSRWVNTLELAMVAMVLAIFLGFALGLISGLRRNSLSDTLSMVVALFGISVPVFWLALLLIMLFAVHFRWVPATSEPGLRGLVLPSVSLALLSAATLARLVRSSILEVLRLDYLTTARAKGLHAAVVILRHALPNAIIPVITAMGLQFGSLLSGAVITETVFARPGLGKLVVDSIQNKDFPTVQGVILVLALIYVVMNFLVDLSYAFIDPRIRFE; from the coding sequence ATGTTGAACTATGTCCAAAAGCGAGTGGCGCTCGCGTTTCCGACCGTCTTCCTGACGTCGCTGGTCGTCTTCCTGATGCTCTTCCTTATCCCCGGCGATCCGGCGTCGATCTACGTGGGCGATCGGACAGCCACGCCGGAGCGGCTGGCTCAGATCCGGCACGCCATGGGGCTGGACCGTCCGGCTTATGTCCAGTACACCGATTTCATTTGGAAAGCGCTGCACGGCGACCTGGGCAGGTCGCTGCAGACGGACCGGCCCGTGACCGTGGAGATCTCGAGCCGGTGGGTGAACACCTTGGAACTCGCGATGGTGGCGATGGTGCTGGCAATCTTCCTCGGGTTCGCCCTCGGCCTGATCTCCGGGCTCAGGCGGAACAGTCTCTCCGACACGTTGTCGATGGTGGTCGCGCTCTTCGGCATCTCGGTTCCGGTGTTCTGGCTGGCGCTCCTGCTGATCATGCTGTTTGCCGTCCATTTTCGCTGGGTTCCCGCGACCAGCGAGCCGGGGCTCAGGGGCCTGGTGTTGCCATCGGTGTCGCTGGCGCTCCTCTCGGCGGCGACGCTGGCGCGTCTGGTGCGCTCGAGCATTCTCGAGGTGCTGCGGCTGGACTACCTGACGACCGCTCGCGCCAAAGGCCTCCACGCCGCCGTGGTCATCCTGAGGCACGCGCTGCCCAACGCCATCATCCCTGTGATCACCGCGATGGGGTTGCAGTTTGGCAGTCTGCTGAGCGGTGCCGTCATCACGGAGACCGTGTTCGCACGACCCGGCCTTGGTAAGCTCGTCGTCGACTCGATTCAGAACAAGGACTTTCCAACCGTGCAGGGGGTCATCCTCGTCCTCGCCTTAATCTATGTCGTCATGAACTTCCTGGTCGATCTGTCCTACGCGTTTATCGATCCGAGGATCCGGTTCGAATGA
- a CDS encoding ABC transporter substrate-binding protein → MTSPIRKVPEGRDSHGAGGWLNGRMSRRLFIRAAFGAGAAAALGGVLGGRRGAFAAPSGPPAAGGELVYGLTNRFDTLDPNITTFSDVGRISYHFFDTLVWESKPGVFVPGLAERWEVNAAANQYTFHLRKDVKFHDGTPFTAEAVKFTFDRVVNPDLKSQSAFSAIGPYEGSTVLDPSTIVVKFKDPYAPFLSSVAQSVLAPVSPEAVKKYGKDFGTHPVGTGPFQFDSYKTDNVVRMIRNPDYRWAPSIFKHQGPPYLDAISWRIIPEASTRLAALKSGEVHVIQDVPTQDYRNLQNDGSIQLIQGPLAGSGNTMMINVTKPPTDDLRVRQALEWGVDKVGMIKAIWQGLYAPACSPLTSSTFGYDRATCNVYKYDPKKAGALLDEAGWKMGPNGIREKDGQDLVLSLYYRSDSGDATAMATFLQGMYQLIGIKIDLHGLAQSGYFSAVRAGQHHLQFWWETDTDPDVVRILFYSANANGGTNRNRYKNAEMDKLIDEAAGTTDPAKRRQMYTRIQMKALNEAIMVYFADPLNIFAYQKSKVMGAMLDWSSTNMLFYDTWLRK, encoded by the coding sequence ATGACATCCCCGATCAGGAAGGTGCCCGAAGGGCGCGACAGTCATGGGGCGGGAGGGTGGCTGAATGGTCGCATGTCGCGCCGTCTGTTCATACGTGCGGCGTTTGGGGCCGGCGCGGCCGCAGCACTCGGTGGAGTTCTTGGCGGCCGCCGTGGTGCCTTCGCGGCTCCCTCGGGTCCGCCGGCGGCCGGGGGTGAGCTGGTGTACGGGCTCACCAACAGATTCGACACGCTGGACCCCAACATCACCACCTTCAGCGATGTGGGACGCATCTCCTACCATTTCTTCGACACGCTGGTCTGGGAATCCAAGCCGGGGGTGTTCGTTCCCGGCCTGGCCGAGAGGTGGGAGGTCAACGCGGCCGCCAACCAGTACACCTTTCACCTTCGCAAGGACGTAAAGTTTCACGACGGCACCCCGTTTACCGCGGAGGCCGTCAAATTCACCTTCGACCGCGTCGTCAACCCCGACCTGAAGTCGCAGTCGGCATTCTCCGCCATCGGCCCCTATGAGGGCAGCACGGTACTCGATCCCTCTACGATCGTCGTGAAGTTCAAAGATCCGTACGCGCCATTCTTGAGCTCGGTCGCACAATCGGTGCTGGCGCCCGTCTCGCCGGAAGCCGTGAAGAAGTACGGGAAGGACTTCGGGACACATCCCGTGGGGACAGGGCCCTTTCAGTTCGATTCCTACAAGACCGATAACGTGGTGCGCATGATCCGGAACCCCGATTATCGTTGGGCCCCGTCGATCTTTAAACACCAGGGGCCGCCGTACCTGGATGCCATCAGCTGGCGGATCATCCCCGAGGCCTCGACGCGGCTCGCTGCGCTCAAGTCCGGAGAGGTCCACGTCATCCAGGACGTGCCCACGCAGGACTATCGCAATCTGCAGAACGACGGGTCCATCCAGTTGATCCAGGGGCCGCTGGCCGGGTCGGGCAACACCATGATGATCAACGTGACCAAGCCGCCCACCGACGACCTCAGGGTGCGTCAGGCGCTGGAGTGGGGTGTCGACAAGGTTGGCATGATCAAGGCGATCTGGCAGGGGTTGTACGCGCCGGCGTGCAGCCCGCTGACGTCTTCGACATTTGGGTACGATCGGGCGACGTGCAACGTCTACAAATACGATCCCAAGAAGGCCGGCGCGTTGTTAGACGAAGCCGGTTGGAAGATGGGGCCCAACGGCATCCGGGAAAAGGACGGACAGGATCTCGTCCTCAGCCTGTATTACCGCTCCGACAGCGGCGACGCCACGGCGATGGCCACGTTCCTGCAGGGTATGTACCAGCTGATTGGGATCAAGATCGACCTCCATGGGTTGGCGCAATCGGGGTACTTCTCGGCCGTCCGCGCAGGACAGCATCACCTTCAATTCTGGTGGGAGACGGACACCGACCCTGACGTCGTTCGGATTCTTTTCTACTCGGCGAATGCCAATGGAGGGACGAACCGGAACCGGTACAAAAACGCCGAGATGGACAAGCTCATCGACGAGGCGGCGGGGACCACCGATCCGGCCAAGCGGAGGCAGATGTACACGCGTATTCAAATGAAGGCGCTCAACGAGGCTATCATGGTGTATTTTGCCGACCCGCTGAACATCTTCGCCTATCAGAAGAGCAAAGTCATGGGCGCGATGCTGGATTGGTCGTCCACGAATATGCTCTTTTACGACACGTGGCTGAGGAAGTAG